The following proteins come from a genomic window of Myxococcales bacterium:
- a CDS encoding TonB-dependent receptor, whose translation MTRRLRSLHALHALHGRPLAALAFVVGLTVAPPALAADPLPVTSPPAAAAASPPPPAPAPPRAEDVVVLGNTLARTPGSVQVLGKKQLERFAYDDPTAALLQVPGVTMRGEDGVGLRPNIGIRGSNPDRSKKLTLMEDGVLFGPAPYSAPAAYYFPLMARMTQIRVVKGPSAIAYGPQTVGGAIDFLTRQTPTHTTGTADLALGAYGYGKAHVHFGTGTEQWGFLVEGVRLQNTGFARLPSGADTGSSRNDWMVKAGYVLDPRADTKHRFQVKLSYGDEVSNETYVGQSDADFRADPLRRYAASALDQMKNHRTGVVLTHTMEGAETSYTLKTSAYRFDYTRSWTKLNRLGRAAVADVLASPNDPANVGYFAVLRGDVDSSGAGADTLYIGPNQRRFVSEGVQSVLTTTANTGPVGHAIEAGARLHYDEVNRVHLEQGYLMEGGQLVSAGERELTTTRNFARTYALAVHLSDALTFRRLTVTPGVRAEFVASRAEDYLTGTAKNGFVGALMPGVGAYYALTQHLGLLGGVYRGFSPPPPGSGREVSPEYSVNYEAGARLTRGKARVEAIGFFNNYSNLTDVCSMASGCVDAQLDRQFDAGKAHVYGLETFGTYEVPAGPVKVPFTASYTLTYGEFRSAFTSQDPIYGAVRAGDQVPYIPRHQWNLAVGVEHARAGLNASVNYVAKMREIAGTEPIDQTVATDEQLWADVGAYVAPLRWLRIYANVRNLADVHNIVGRRPYGARPNAPRWVQIGAKATF comes from the coding sequence CCGCCGCCTCGCCGCCGCCACCCGCGCCCGCGCCTCCGCGCGCCGAGGACGTCGTCGTGCTCGGGAACACGCTCGCCCGCACGCCCGGCTCGGTGCAGGTGCTCGGCAAGAAGCAGCTCGAGCGTTTCGCCTACGACGATCCGACCGCGGCCCTCTTGCAGGTGCCGGGCGTGACCATGCGCGGGGAGGACGGCGTCGGCCTCCGCCCGAACATCGGCATTCGCGGCTCGAACCCCGACCGCAGCAAGAAGCTCACGCTGATGGAGGACGGGGTGCTCTTCGGGCCCGCGCCCTACTCCGCGCCCGCGGCGTACTACTTCCCGCTCATGGCGCGCATGACCCAGATCCGCGTCGTCAAGGGCCCGTCGGCCATCGCCTACGGCCCGCAGACCGTGGGCGGCGCCATCGATTTTCTGACCCGCCAGACGCCCACGCACACCACCGGCACGGCCGACCTCGCTTTGGGCGCGTACGGCTACGGCAAGGCGCACGTCCACTTCGGCACCGGCACGGAGCAGTGGGGCTTCCTCGTGGAGGGAGTGCGCCTCCAGAACACGGGCTTCGCGCGCCTCCCGAGCGGCGCAGACACCGGCTCGTCGCGCAACGACTGGATGGTCAAGGCCGGGTACGTGCTCGACCCACGGGCCGACACCAAACACCGCTTCCAGGTGAAGCTCTCGTACGGCGACGAGGTCTCGAACGAGACCTACGTCGGGCAGAGCGACGCCGATTTTCGGGCCGATCCGCTGCGCCGGTACGCCGCGAGCGCGCTCGACCAGATGAAGAACCACCGCACGGGCGTCGTGCTCACCCACACGATGGAGGGGGCGGAGACCTCGTACACGCTGAAGACGAGCGCCTACCGCTTCGACTACACGCGGTCGTGGACGAAGCTCAATCGCCTCGGTCGCGCGGCGGTGGCCGACGTGCTCGCGAGCCCGAACGATCCGGCGAACGTGGGCTATTTCGCGGTGCTCCGCGGCGACGTCGACTCGAGCGGCGCCGGCGCCGACACCCTGTACATCGGCCCGAACCAGCGCCGCTTCGTGAGCGAGGGAGTGCAGTCGGTGCTGACGACGACCGCCAACACCGGCCCCGTAGGGCACGCGATCGAGGCTGGCGCGCGCCTGCACTACGACGAGGTGAACCGCGTGCACCTCGAGCAGGGCTACTTGATGGAGGGCGGGCAGCTCGTCTCCGCGGGCGAGCGCGAGCTCACGACCACTCGCAACTTCGCCCGCACCTACGCGCTCGCGGTGCACCTATCGGACGCGCTCACGTTTCGGCGCCTGACGGTGACCCCGGGGGTGCGCGCCGAGTTTGTCGCGTCGCGCGCGGAGGACTACCTCACGGGCACCGCCAAGAACGGCTTCGTTGGCGCGCTCATGCCCGGCGTGGGCGCCTACTACGCGCTCACCCAGCACCTCGGCCTGCTGGGCGGCGTGTATCGCGGCTTCAGCCCGCCGCCCCCCGGGAGCGGCCGCGAGGTGAGCCCGGAGTACAGCGTGAACTACGAAGCCGGTGCCCGGCTCACGCGCGGAAAAGCGCGCGTGGAGGCCATCGGATTCTTCAATAATTACTCAAACTTGACTGACGTGTGCAGCATGGCGAGCGGGTGCGTCGACGCGCAGCTCGATCGCCAGTTCGACGCCGGGAAGGCGCACGTCTACGGGCTCGAGACCTTCGGCACGTACGAAGTGCCCGCCGGCCCCGTGAAGGTGCCCTTCACCGCCTCGTACACCCTCACCTATGGCGAGTTCCGGAGCGCGTTCACCTCGCAGGATCCCATCTACGGCGCGGTGCGGGCGGGCGACCAGGTGCCGTACATCCCCCGGCACCAGTGGAACCTCGCCGTCGGCGTGGAGCACGCGCGCGCGGGCCTCAACGCGTCGGTCAACTACGTGGCCAAGATGCGAGAGATCGCCGGCACCGAGCCCATCGACCAGACCGTCGCGACCGACGAGCAGCTCTGGGCCGACGTCGGCGCCTACGTTGCCCCGCTGCGGTGGCTCCGCATCTACGCGAACGTGAGGAACCTGGCCGACGTCCACAACATCGTCGGCCGTCGCCCCTACGGAGCCCGGCCGAACGCGCCGCGCTGGGTGCAGATAGGGGCCAAGGCGACGTTCTAG